CGTCCGTGTCGGCGACGAAGGCGTTGAAGCCGAGCATCACGTGCGGTTCGGCCAGCTGCTCCGACGGCTTGAAGCGGTCGCGATAGAGCGCGATCGCCTGCATCATCATCTGCGGCGCAAAGTGCGAGGCGAAGGCAAAGGGCAGCCCAAGCATCGCCGCAAGCTCGGCCCCGAACAGGCTCGAGCCGAGGATGATGACCGGGATGTCGAGCCCCTCGCCGGGGATCGCACGGACGGCGCCATTGTCGCCGCGGAAATAGCCCATCAGCTCGACCACATCGCGCGGGAACTGGTTCTGGTCGGAGGTCATGCTGCGGCGCATGGCATAGGCCGCCGCCTGGTCGGTGCCCGGCGCCCGGCCGAGCCCGAGGTCGATCCGTCCCGGGTAGAGCGACGCCAGCGTCCCGAACTGTTCGGCGACGATCAACGGGGCGTGGTTGGGAAGCATGATCCCGCCCGACCCGATGCGGATGGTCGAGGTGCGCGATCCGACATAAGCCAGCGCGACGGCGGTGGCAGCGCTGGCGATGCCCGGCATCGAATGATGCTCGGCCATCCAGTAGCGGTGATAGCCCAGCCGCTCGGCCGCCTGGGCCAGGTCGCCCGCCTGGCGCAGCGCGTCGCCTGCGGAACTGCCTTCGATGATTGGGGCGAGGTCGAGAACGGAAAGTGTCGGCATCGGGCAGAGATGGCCCGATCGGCCGGCGATTCAATGGCCTAGGCCGCCTCGCTCCTCGGGGTCAGGGCGTCGGCCACCAGCGCGCGGACATCGACCCGGGCCTTGAACCGGGCGCCGAGCAGGGCGGTGCCGCTGATCTTGCGCTGGACGAACAGCAGGTCGGCGGGAGGCAGGTGCCAGCTTGCCTTGTCGGCGGCGATGGCCAGCCCTTCCTCGCGCAGGACGCCGAGGAAAGCGCGGTCGCCGAAGTCGAACGGACCGGGCTTGTCGAGCTCTGCCAGCACCACCGCCACCATCCGGTCGAGCGCGTTGCCGTGGCGGTCTGCGACGGCCTGGCCGATGAAGCCCGCCGCCACCGCGCCGCGCGCGACCGCCGGTGCATCGCCCGCCAGGGCGGCGGCCAGCAACGTGCGATAGCCTTGGCTGATGGGGACCGGCACGTCCTGCGCCGCGCCGAAGTCGAGCAGCGCGATCCGCCCGTCGTCGAGCAGCCGGTAGTTGGCGTAATTGGGGTCGGTCTGCATCACGCCGAACTCGAACAGTTCGCGCAGGACCAGGCCGACGATGCGGGTCATCGCCAGGTCGCGCGCGTGATGCGGTGCATCGTCGAGCGCCTCGATCGGGCGGCTGTCGACGAAACTCATCGCCAGGACGCGGGCGGTGGTGAAGGCGGGATCGAGGGTCGGCACCACGAATTCGGGCGCGTCGGCCAGCAGCTTGCCATACCGCTGCAGTTGCGCACCTTCGCGGACATAGTCGGCTTCGCGCGCCAGCTGCGCCTTGGCCTCGGCAAGCAGCGGGCCGATGTCGAGTTCGGCCGGAAGCAGCCCCGACACCCGCAGCAGCGCGGCCACGTTGTCGACGTCGGCGTCGATGCTTTCGGCGACACCGGGATATTGTACCTTGATCGCGAGGGTGCGGCCGTCGTGGGTCTCGGCGCGGTGGACCTGGCCGATCGAGGCGGCGGCGATCGGATGGGCCTGGAAGCGCTTGAACCGGCGGCGCCAGTCCTTGCCCCATTCGGCGTCCAGCACCTTCGACAATTGCTGGGGCGGCATGTGGAAGGCGTTGCTGCGCAGCCGGGCGAGGATGTCGCTGAGTTCGGGCGGGAGGAAGTCGCCGCTGTCGAGGCTGATCATCTGGCCGAGCTTCATCGCAGCGCCGCGCAGGTGGGCGAGCCGGTCGGCCAAACGGGTAAGGTTGGCCGGGGTCAGTAGCAGGTCGCGACCGCTCGGCCGTTCGCCCGCCGCAAGCCGCCGCGCGCCTTCCGCCAGCATGCCGCCGGCGACTCCCCCGGCGAGGCGTCCGAATTGGCCGGCGCGGGCAAGGCGGCCGCGCGGGACGGCGCGGCTTTCATCGCCACTCACCCTGCCATCCGCCGCTGGAGGGCCGGGCGAACCCTGAGGAAACCGCGATAGGCGAGTTCGAGCAAAGCCAGCAGCGGGGGAAAGCGTGCCGCTTCGCCCAGCGGCCGGAGGACCGGGATGGCGCGCCACATGGCGGCAAAGGCGGCGGCCCCGCTCAGCAGCCGGTCGCCCTCGCGGGCGTGGAAGCGGGCGAGCAGGGCAGACCGGTTGGTCGGGCAGTCGCTGGCCGCGCCGTCGGACACATCGACGAACCGGATGCGCGCGCGGCGGTCGAGCCGCTGCATCAGCGCGATCTCGCGCCGGCAAAGCGGACATCCGCCATCGAACCACACCGTCACCATCGGCCGGATATAGGGAGGATGAGCGCGACCAGTACCCGGCCTAGAGGCCGTGCCGCGGCGGGGCGGTCAGAGCTCGAGCAACTGGTCGAGCGCGCGCGACAACTGGCTGCGGCTGTAGGGCTTGGCGATGACGACCGTTTCCTCGGTCCAGCCGACGCCTCCTTCGGCATAGCCGGTGGCAAACAGGAAGGGGATGCCGCGGTCCTTGAGCAGGTCGGCGACGGGGAAGCTGCGCTGCTCGTTCAGATTGACGTCGAGCACCGCGACATCGAACTGCTCCGAGCCGGCGAGAACGAGCGCGTCGGCCAGCCGGAATGCCGGACCGACGACTTCGAACCCCAGGTCGATCACCATGTCCTCGAGCGCGAAGGCGATCATCGGCTCGTCCTCGACCAGCAGGATGCGCAGGCGCGGGTCAGCCATGGGCCGGCATCGGCGCATCGACTTCGCAGCGCACACCATCGGGTTCGTAGAGGATCCGGACGGTGCCACCCAGTTCGGCGGCGAGCCCGCGCTCGATCATCCGGGTGCCGAAGCCGCGGGTGGTGGGCTGCGCGACGGGCGGTCCGCCATGCTCCTTCCATTCCAGCCGAAGCCGGTCGTCATCGGTCCACCAGCGGATCGAGACGGTGCCGTCGTCCTGGCTGAGGCTGCCATATTTGAGCGCGTTGGTGGCAAGCTCGTGGACCGCCATCGCCAGGCTGACCGCCACCTTGGGCGGAAGCACGAGATCGGGACCGTCCATCACCAGCCGCTCGTCGTCCGAGCGGACGGCGGTGAAGGTGTCGCAGATCAGCCGGCGAAGGGGAATCGCTTCCCACTTTTCCTGGGTAAGGATGCCGTGCGCGGCCGACAGGGCGCCGAGCCGCCCTTCGAAGCGCAGCAATTGGGCCGGTACCGGGTCCTCACCGCGAAAGCTCTGCTGGGCGATGCTCTGGATGATCGCGAGCAGGTTCTTGGCGCGATGGCTGAGTTCGTTGATCAGCAGCTGCTGGTGGGCCTCGGCCTGCTTGCGTCCGGTGATGTCCTGCAGCGCGACGATCGCGATGCCGGCCTTGCCATCGTCGTCGAGAATGGGCGTGGCCTGCGCCAGCAGCGTGACGATCCGCCCGTCAGCACGGCGGTAGCGAATCTCTTCATTGGTGACCGTCTCGCCCAACTTCGTCGCGCGATAGAGCGCATATCGCTCTGCAGGGAGCGGGCGGCCCTCGGCGTCGATCCCGCCGTAGCGATCGTAGGTTTCGGCTCCCTCGGATAGGCTGGAGTGGCCGAGCATCTCCTCCAGCGCCTGGTTGTAGAGGAAGATCTCGCCGGAAGGGACGCGGGCAATGGCGACGCCGACCGGCATCTGGTCGATCACCGCGCGGAGCTGCTCCTCGCTGCGGCGGACCCGCTCGACACTTTCGCGCCGTTCTTCGACGTCGATCACCGAACCGACATAACCCATGTAATTGCCCGATCCGTCGAAGCGCGGGGCGGCGGCATCGATGCACCAGCGGTAGGTGCCATCGGCACGGCGGACTCGGAAATCGACCTCATAGCCCTGCTGCAGGGCATTGGCGTTGAGGAAGGCGCGTTCCGCCATCGGCCGGTCGTCTTCGTGAACCGCGCTGAGCCAGCCGAAGCCTTCGCCCTGGCCGTCGGTTTGACCGGTGAATTCGTACCAGATCCGGTTGAGATAGGTGCAATAGCCGGTCTCGTCGGTGACCCACAGCATGACGGGCGTATGGTCGGCGATGTTGCGAAAGCGGTCTTCGCTTTCGCGCAGGATCGCTTCGGAGCGGACCCGGACGATGTGCGCCCAGCTGCGCTCGGTGGCTTCGGCGACCAGCGCCAGTTCGTCGTCGGTCCAGTCGCGCGGCACGTTCTGGTGCACTGCCATCATCGCCGCGAGCTTGCCGGCGCGGA
Above is a window of Sphingomonas glaciei DNA encoding:
- a CDS encoding DCC1-like thiol-disulfide oxidoreductase family protein, with product MVTVWFDGGCPLCRREIALMQRLDRRARIRFVDVSDGAASDCPTNRSALLARFHAREGDRLLSGAAAFAAMWRAIPVLRPLGEAARFPPLLALLELAYRGFLRVRPALQRRMAG
- a CDS encoding ABC1 kinase family protein, encoding MSGDESRAVPRGRLARAGQFGRLAGGVAGGMLAEGARRLAAGERPSGRDLLLTPANLTRLADRLAHLRGAAMKLGQMISLDSGDFLPPELSDILARLRSNAFHMPPQQLSKVLDAEWGKDWRRRFKRFQAHPIAAASIGQVHRAETHDGRTLAIKVQYPGVAESIDADVDNVAALLRVSGLLPAELDIGPLLAEAKAQLAREADYVREGAQLQRYGKLLADAPEFVVPTLDPAFTTARVLAMSFVDSRPIEALDDAPHHARDLAMTRIVGLVLRELFEFGVMQTDPNYANYRLLDDGRIALLDFGAAQDVPVPISQGYRTLLAAALAGDAPAVARGAVAAGFIGQAVADRHGNALDRMVAVVLAELDKPGPFDFGDRAFLGVLREEGLAIAADKASWHLPPADLLFVQRKISGTALLGARFKARVDVRALVADALTPRSEAA
- a CDS encoding response regulator; this translates as MADPRLRILLVEDEPMIAFALEDMVIDLGFEVVGPAFRLADALVLAGSEQFDVAVLDVNLNEQRSFPVADLLKDRGIPFLFATGYAEGGVGWTEETVVIAKPYSRSQLSRALDQLLEL
- a CDS encoding PAS domain S-box protein, which encodes MPAFLDGGGECGALIKSCDWTSSLGPVERWPQSLKAATGLLLRSPVPMVMLWGDEGIMLYNDGYSVFAGGRHPELLGSRVREGWPEVADFNDHVMKVGLAGGTLSFKNQELVLHRHGRPETVAMNLDYSPVLGDDGCPAGVLAIVIETTTQVLAERALQARAERLGLFDRLSHAINDLAAPDDIMAVTARLLGEHMDASVVAYADMEVDQDAFAIRGDWSAAGAQSIVGSYSLDSFGDTAARAMRGGQPLVIRDVRGELGQEEGASFLGIGIQATICMPYVRAGKLAAMMAVHQNVPRDWTDDELALVAEATERSWAHIVRVRSEAILRESEDRFRNIADHTPVMLWVTDETGYCTYLNRIWYEFTGQTDGQGEGFGWLSAVHEDDRPMAERAFLNANALQQGYEVDFRVRRADGTYRWCIDAAAPRFDGSGNYMGYVGSVIDVEERRESVERVRRSEEQLRAVIDQMPVGVAIARVPSGEIFLYNQALEEMLGHSSLSEGAETYDRYGGIDAEGRPLPAERYALYRATKLGETVTNEEIRYRRADGRIVTLLAQATPILDDDGKAGIAIVALQDITGRKQAEAHQQLLINELSHRAKNLLAIIQSIAQQSFRGEDPVPAQLLRFEGRLGALSAAHGILTQEKWEAIPLRRLICDTFTAVRSDDERLVMDGPDLVLPPKVAVSLAMAVHELATNALKYGSLSQDDGTVSIRWWTDDDRLRLEWKEHGGPPVAQPTTRGFGTRMIERGLAAELGGTVRILYEPDGVRCEVDAPMPAHG
- a CDS encoding LLM class flavin-dependent oxidoreductase; the protein is MPTLSVLDLAPIIEGSSAGDALRQAGDLAQAAERLGYHRYWMAEHHSMPGIASAATAVALAYVGSRTSTIRIGSGGIMLPNHAPLIVAEQFGTLASLYPGRIDLGLGRAPGTDQAAAYAMRRSMTSDQNQFPRDVVELMGYFRGDNGAVRAIPGEGLDIPVIILGSSLFGAELAAMLGLPFAFASHFAPQMMMQAIALYRDRFKPSEQLAEPHVMLGFNAFVADTDEEAQLLATSVQQAFVALRTGRPIQLPPPRAGFADSLPPQFREMLDGVLSCSAIGSPATARAQVDAFVAKTGADELIVTSQIFDQQARIRSFELLAEAVHAPALELAS